The Deinococcus planocerae genome contains a region encoding:
- the fdhD gene encoding formate dehydrogenase accessory sulfurtransferase FdhD produces the protein MSLPEAKPTSAESTAPAVTGARVLAYRGGRATERDDAVAVEEPLDIRVHEGGESLTLAVSMRTPGHDRELVLGWLYAEGLLHRDAPITLVQDPETPNVVILHTSDPHWFLASARTNVTTSACGVCGSGSVERLAVRVGEAVWTAPLLSPALLATLPERLRAAQPAFDATGGLHAAGLFTPDGTLLAAFEDVGRHNAVDKLVGWAVGRKLLPLSNHMLVTSSRAGFEIVQKAALAGVPVVVTVGAPSSLAVETAAALGLTLVGFARAERFNVYAGTPRLQPS, from the coding sequence GTGAGCCTGCCGGAGGCCAAGCCCACGTCCGCCGAGAGCACGGCCCCCGCCGTGACCGGGGCGCGTGTGCTGGCCTACCGGGGGGGCAGAGCGACCGAACGTGACGACGCGGTGGCCGTCGAGGAACCTCTCGACATTCGCGTGCATGAGGGCGGAGAGAGCCTGACTCTGGCCGTCTCCATGCGCACACCCGGCCACGACCGCGAGCTCGTGCTGGGGTGGCTGTACGCGGAGGGGCTGCTCCACCGGGACGCTCCCATCACGCTCGTCCAGGACCCCGAAACCCCCAACGTCGTCATCCTGCACACCTCTGACCCGCACTGGTTTCTCGCTTCGGCCCGCACGAACGTCACCACGAGTGCGTGCGGGGTTTGCGGCAGCGGCAGCGTGGAGCGGCTGGCGGTGCGGGTGGGGGAGGCGGTGTGGACGGCCCCTCTCCTCTCCCCTGCCCTGCTCGCCACCTTGCCCGAACGGCTGCGCGCGGCCCAGCCCGCCTTCGACGCGACGGGTGGGCTGCACGCGGCGGGCCTGTTCACGCCGGACGGAACCCTGCTGGCCGCCTTTGAGGACGTGGGACGGCACAACGCGGTGGACAAGCTCGTGGGCTGGGCTGTAGGGAGAAAACTTCTTCCCCTTTCCAATCACATGCTCGTGACCTCCAGCCGCGCGGGCTTCGAGATCGTGCAGAAGGCCGCGCTGGCGGGCGTTCCCGTCGTCGTGACCGTGGGGGCGCCGAGCAGCCTCGCGGTGGAGACGGCGGCGGCCCTGGGTCTCACCCTCGTCGGCTTCGCGCGGGCCGAGCGTTTCAACGTCTACGCGGGAACGCCCCGCCTCCAACCCTCCTGA
- a CDS encoding L-lactate MFS transporter: MASFLDRERTVAPPGFNRWLVPPAALGVHLSIGQIYGYSVFNKPLSRLISGDLAADTGAPGDWSLFQVGLIFSVALFFLGASSALFGKWVERVGPRRTMFTSALLFCGGFLVAALGVATHQLWLVILGNGVLGGIGLGLGYISPVSTLIKWFPDRPGLATGLAIMGFGGGALLGSPLGTSLMAAYGGPNFGIVPTFITMAVLYFALMMFGAFLVRVPADGWKPEGWTPPAQNASHGMISTHNVTVEQAVRTPQFWLLFTVLFCNVTAGIGVLGQASVMIQEMFSDRVLGAGNGVTATAAAGFVGLLSLFNMGGRVFWSSTSDRIGRKPTYMIFFALGTVLYFLIPIFGNLASLVLFVLGFGIIMSMYGGGFATIPAYLRDLFGTLNVGAIHGRLLLAWSAAAIAGPTLVNGFRDRQIAAGVPASQAYSTVMWIMAGLLVVGFIANLLVRPVAARYYADRGVGSGAAADD, from the coding sequence ATGGCCTCTTTCCTCGACCGCGAACGCACCGTCGCCCCACCCGGCTTCAACCGCTGGCTGGTGCCGCCCGCCGCGCTGGGCGTTCACCTGTCCATCGGGCAGATTTACGGCTACAGCGTGTTCAACAAGCCGCTTAGCCGCCTGATCTCCGGGGACCTCGCCGCCGACACCGGGGCGCCGGGTGACTGGTCGCTGTTTCAGGTCGGCTTGATCTTCTCGGTGGCCCTCTTTTTCCTGGGGGCGAGTTCGGCGCTGTTCGGCAAGTGGGTGGAACGGGTGGGCCCGCGCCGGACGATGTTCACCTCCGCCCTGCTGTTTTGCGGCGGCTTTCTGGTGGCCGCGCTCGGCGTGGCGACCCACCAACTGTGGCTGGTGATCCTGGGCAACGGCGTGTTGGGCGGCATCGGGCTGGGGCTGGGGTACATCAGCCCGGTCTCGACGCTGATCAAGTGGTTTCCCGACCGCCCCGGTCTCGCCACGGGGCTGGCGATCATGGGCTTCGGCGGCGGGGCGCTGCTGGGGAGCCCGCTGGGCACGTCCCTGATGGCGGCCTACGGCGGGCCCAACTTCGGCATCGTGCCGACCTTCATCACGATGGCGGTCCTGTACTTCGCCCTGATGATGTTCGGGGCCTTTCTCGTGCGGGTGCCCGCCGACGGCTGGAAGCCCGAAGGCTGGACGCCGCCCGCCCAGAACGCTTCCCACGGCATGATCTCCACCCACAACGTCACGGTGGAGCAGGCGGTGCGCACGCCGCAGTTCTGGCTGCTGTTCACCGTGCTGTTCTGCAACGTGACGGCGGGGATCGGGGTGCTGGGGCAGGCCAGCGTGATGATTCAGGAGATGTTCAGTGACCGCGTGCTGGGCGCCGGAAACGGCGTAACGGCCACGGCGGCGGCGGGCTTCGTGGGGCTGCTGAGCCTGTTCAACATGGGGGGCCGGGTCTTCTGGAGCAGCACGTCCGACCGCATCGGGCGCAAGCCGACGTACATGATCTTTTTCGCGCTGGGCACGGTGCTGTACTTCCTGATCCCTATCTTCGGCAACCTCGCCAGCCTCGTGCTGTTCGTGCTGGGCTTCGGCATCATCATGAGCATGTACGGCGGCGGCTTCGCCACCATCCCCGCCTACCTGCGCGACCTGTTCGGCACGCTGAACGTGGGGGCCATTCACGGGAGGTTGCTCCTCGCCTGGAGTGCGGCGGCCATCGCCGGGCCCACGCTCGTCAACGGCTTCCGTGACCGCCAGATCGCCGCCGGGGTGCCCGCCTCGCAGGCGTACTCCACCGTCATGTGGATCATGGCGGGGCTGCTGGTCGTGGGCTTTATCGCCAACCTGCTCGTGCGGCCCGTCGCCGCCCGCTACTACGCCGACCGGGGCGTGGGAAGCGGCGCCGCCGCGGACGACTGA
- a CDS encoding C39 family peptidase gives MFAKWLPLALCALSGVGAALPASVTLKNLSYERQGPDNCGPVTALSILGYHGTRVTQAQAVRALKDSAGDPQVTSLELAAYLGRYGLRSVIRYAGTPELLRELLARGIPVVVQQRLRPGSNVAHFRTVYGYRGGEFVTSDPLRGPALRLSTAQMTDLWHFYNGEYLVAYPPSKEADVRAVLGDDFRAANNWRKLKRIGERNVRARPGDPYNWWGLGKANLRLGNAREAAANFDRAVALGVPTLYYLYRQEAFEAWTRVGEHRKTLDLTQRTLRAFPGSKELVYFRDVARRGLRG, from the coding sequence ATGTTTGCCAAGTGGCTTCCGCTCGCCCTGTGCGCCCTCAGCGGCGTCGGCGCGGCCCTCCCCGCCAGCGTGACGTTAAAGAACCTTTCCTATGAGCGGCAAGGGCCCGACAACTGCGGCCCGGTCACGGCGCTGAGCATCCTGGGCTACCACGGCACCCGGGTCACCCAGGCGCAGGCGGTGCGGGCGCTCAAGGACAGCGCGGGCGACCCGCAGGTCACCAGCCTCGAACTCGCCGCGTACCTGGGGAGATACGGCCTGCGGAGCGTGATCCGCTACGCCGGGACCCCCGAGCTGCTGCGCGAACTGCTCGCGCGCGGAATCCCCGTCGTCGTCCAGCAGCGGCTGCGGCCCGGGAGCAACGTGGCCCACTTCCGCACGGTCTATGGCTACCGGGGCGGGGAATTCGTGACGAGCGACCCCCTGCGCGGGCCCGCCCTGCGGCTGTCGACCGCCCAGATGACGGACCTGTGGCACTTTTACAACGGCGAGTACCTCGTCGCGTACCCGCCCTCGAAGGAGGCCGACGTGCGGGCGGTGCTGGGGGACGACTTCCGGGCGGCGAACAACTGGCGCAAGCTCAAGCGGATCGGGGAGCGAAACGTCAGGGCCCGCCCGGGCGACCCCTACAACTGGTGGGGGCTCGGCAAGGCCAATCTGCGCCTCGGGAACGCCCGCGAGGCCGCGGCCAACTTCGACCGGGCGGTGGCCCTCGGCGTGCCCACCCTGTACTACCTCTACCGCCAGGAGGCCTTCGAGGCGTGGACGCGGGTGGGCGAGCACCGCAAGACGCTCGACCTCACGCAGCGGACCCTGCGCGCCTTTCCGGGCAGCAAGGAACTCGTGTACTTCCGCGACGTGGCGCGGCGGGGGCTGAGGGGTTAG
- a CDS encoding DUF1641 domain-containing protein, whose translation MAKSLQYTPRVRTPQEEVAEASAQNAEALVEGLKLLSALHDHGVLDVLNKVVRGGGGLAGESLHILERGSSTHVIRNLLEVVRVLTELDPQSVGALGRALNEGVNEGAKRVARGERVGVGELVGLMRDPDIQVALTALFGTLKGFGHALRQADAQMHEPVEERRTSGERLA comes from the coding sequence ATGGCGAAATCACTGCAATACACCCCGCGCGTCAGAACACCGCAGGAGGAGGTGGCTGAGGCGAGCGCCCAGAACGCCGAGGCGCTGGTCGAGGGCTTGAAACTCCTAAGCGCCCTGCACGATCACGGGGTTCTGGACGTGCTGAACAAGGTCGTGCGCGGCGGGGGCGGGCTCGCGGGCGAGAGCCTGCACATCCTGGAGCGGGGCAGCTCGACACACGTCATCCGCAACCTGCTGGAGGTCGTGCGGGTGCTCACCGAACTCGACCCCCAGAGCGTCGGCGCCCTGGGCAGAGCGCTGAACGAGGGTGTGAACGAGGGGGCCAAGCGGGTGGCGCGCGGGGAGCGGGTGGGCGTCGGCGAACTCGTCGGCCTCATGCGTGACCCGGACATTCAGGTGGCGTTGACCGCCCTCTTCGGCACCCTGAAGGGCTTCGGCCACGCGCTGCGGCAGGCGGACGCCCAGATGCACGAGCCGGTGGAGGAACGCCGGACGAGCGGGGAACGCCTCGCGTGA
- a CDS encoding L-dopachrome tautomerase-related protein, translated as MKKLLPLALLALGTSLAQRLPESPTRLGAPLELVHAFNNHMPVGVTVNSQGRIFVSYPNWEDLNPFSVAEIRNGREVPYPNQDINTLKIPNNYDSFVGVQGLLIDGRDRLWVLDTGTVNLSPIVDGRAPKLVGIDTRTNRVVKTIRFPANVVLRGTYLNDLRVDLRFGADGVAYITDSGARSGAGLIMVDLASGRSWRKLTGDATVRPVPGFVSFADGRALLERPQGGPARTLSFGADSIAISPDGGTLYYAPTASRRLYAVPTAALRNESLSDAEVKAQVRDLGEKGVSDGMAEDTFGRLYTTNHEINAVVRRLPNGEFQTVVRDPRLIWPDTLAIRGGYLYILSNQLGRQGRYHYGIDQRVRPYALFRVKVDAQPVILR; from the coding sequence ATGAAAAAGTTGCTTCCCCTCGCCCTGCTGGCCCTCGGCACGTCGCTCGCCCAGCGTCTCCCCGAGTCCCCGACCCGCCTGGGTGCTCCCCTGGAACTCGTCCACGCCTTCAACAATCACATGCCCGTGGGCGTGACGGTCAACAGTCAGGGCCGCATCTTCGTGTCGTATCCCAACTGGGAGGACCTGAATCCCTTCTCGGTTGCCGAGATCAGGAACGGGCGCGAGGTGCCCTACCCCAATCAGGACATCAACACCCTGAAGATTCCGAACAACTACGACTCCTTCGTGGGGGTGCAGGGCCTGCTGATCGACGGCAGAGACCGCCTGTGGGTCCTCGACACGGGGACGGTCAACCTCAGCCCCATCGTGGACGGGCGGGCGCCCAAGCTCGTGGGGATCGACACCCGCACGAACCGGGTGGTGAAGACGATCCGCTTTCCCGCGAACGTCGTCTTGCGGGGCACCTACCTCAACGACCTGCGGGTGGACCTGCGCTTTGGGGCGGATGGCGTGGCCTACATCACCGACTCGGGGGCGAGGTCGGGGGCCGGGCTGATCATGGTGGACCTCGCCTCGGGCCGGAGCTGGCGCAAGCTGACGGGCGACGCGACGGTGAGGCCGGTGCCGGGCTTCGTCTCCTTCGCCGACGGGCGCGCGCTGCTGGAGCGTCCGCAGGGTGGGCCCGCCCGCACCCTCTCCTTCGGGGCCGACTCCATCGCCATCAGCCCGGACGGGGGAACCCTGTACTACGCGCCCACCGCCTCGCGCCGCCTGTACGCCGTGCCCACCGCGGCCCTGCGGAACGAGAGTCTGAGCGACGCGGAGGTCAAGGCTCAGGTGCGTGACCTGGGCGAGAAGGGCGTCTCGGACGGGATGGCGGAGGACACCTTCGGGCGGCTGTACACGACCAACCACGAGATCAACGCCGTCGTGCGGCGGCTGCCCAACGGCGAGTTCCAGACGGTCGTGCGCGACCCCCGGTTGATCTGGCCCGACACGCTGGCGATTCGCGGCGGTTACCTCTACATTCTCAGCAACCAGTTAGGCCGCCAGGGGCGCTACCACTACGGCATCGACCAGCGGGTGAGGCCCTACGCCCTCTTCCGGGTGAAGGTGGACGCCCAGCCCGTGATTCTGCGCTGA
- a CDS encoding MFS transporter small subunit, with amino-acid sequence MREQKTSTATVVLAWAVVALPMAWAVWQTLIKVIELFR; translated from the coding sequence ATGCGCGAACAAAAAACCTCCACCGCCACCGTCGTCCTCGCCTGGGCCGTCGTCGCCCTCCCGATGGCCTGGGCGGTCTGGCAGACCCTGATCAAGGTGATCGAGCTGTTCCGGTAG